The Mytilus edulis chromosome 12, xbMytEdul2.2, whole genome shotgun sequence genome contains a region encoding:
- the LOC139497789 gene encoding GTPase IMAP family member 4-like, which produces MNDSSLKSSDDNITINETRIVLLGRTGAGKSATGNTILGKKHFKSSPGAAGVTKRCEQGDAMQDGKNILVVDTPGLFDPGMSNKRVIQEIVKCIYLTSPGPHAFILVVSVGRFTKEEQETVDLFVSIFGENIWNYIIVLFTRADDLIEGGISFEHFLQTVPDNLKTVLQKCGNRCIAFDNRADDTTKQKQVKELLSLIQAKVNQTDASFYTNEMFKAAEKELVRIMANNGKKRRDIRNEINANDMAILSKLWEGVKTSFIGGCSGSVALGPVGTVIGSVVGFLTGLFS; this is translated from the exons ATGAATGATTCTTCACTTAAAAGTAGTG acgACAATATTACCATTAATGAAACAAGAATTGTATTACTTGGAAGAACGGGAGCGGGTAAAAGTGCCACTGGCAACACTATTCTTGGCAAAAAACACTTTAAATCATCACCAGGTGCTGCTGGGGTTACAAAGCGCTGTGAACAAGGCGATGCAATGCAGGACGGGAAGAATATTCTAGTGGTAGATACCCCTGGTCTCTTTGATCCGGGAATGTCAAATAAAAGGGTCATACAGGAAATAGTTAAATGTATTTATCTCACGTCCCCAGGTCCTCACGCATTCATTCTTGTTGTAAGTGTTGGTCGCTTTACAAAGGAAGAACAGGAAACGGTCGACCTGTTCGTTAGTATTTTCGGAGAAAATATATGGAATTATATCATTGTTCTCTTTACCAGAGCAGATGACCTGATAGAAGGTGGTATATCCTTTGAACATTTTCTTCAAACAGTTCCAGACAATTTAAAGACAGTTTTGCAAAAGTGTGGAAATCGTTGCATTGCTTTTGATAACAGAGCAGATGACACAACAAAGCAGAAACAAGTCAAAGAATTGCTTAGTTTGATACAAGCCAAAGTAAATCAAACCGATGCATCATTTTATACTAACGAAATGTTTAAAGCTGCTGAAAAAGAACTTGTGAGGATAATGGCGAATAATGGAAAGAAGCGTAGAGACATCCGTAACGAAATAAACGCCAACGACATGGCTATCTTATCTAAGTTATGGGAAGGTGTCAAAACCTCGTTTATTGGTGGGTGTTCTGGTAGTGTAGCTCTCGGTCCCGTGGGAACTGTGATTGGTAGTGTTGTTGGTTTCCTTACGGGATTATTTTCTTAA